ATTCAATGCTAATTACTAACCGTCTCAAAAAATTTGATACCATATTCATTAGCCAAAGCCTGGCCTTTTGATGTTGGGACAACCTACAAGAAACCCTTAGAAAAATCAGATGCAACAAAGCATGCAATGATGCAATGATATATGCTTCCAATTCCAAACAAGTTTCAGTGATTGATTACCCTTTTGCTCTCATCTATGTCAGCTTTATTTCCCACTAATATTCTGTTAACATTGTCGGAAGCATGCTCCTCTATGTTCCTGATCCAGTTCCTGATATCTACACCAATATTAAACTATAGTCATGAATATGAAATTTGCTATTCTGTTAGGTGAAAGAAAATGAGACAGTGCAATACTTTCAAAAGATGACTCATCTGTTATATCATATACCAGCAATATCCCCATGGCCCCTCTGTAATAAGCTGTAAGAAACCATAAAGAAAGTTAAATAACCATACGTGCATGCGTACATAGTTAATCCATCCACGGTCATACAACTTTATCTCAAGTTTCTTATGCCGATGAGAGTTACCAGATGTTATTGTTCTGAAACGTTCTTGACCAGCAGTATCCCATATTTGCAATTTGATGCGCTTCCCATCAAGTTCAACTGTTCTAATCTTAAAGTCAATCCTGAAAGAAAGAAAGTCTTCAATATATTTCTCAAGACTCACCAACCAAACCCATCAAGTACATGCAAATCTTTTCCAGTTTTTCTCAAACAACAACTTGTTCATTAACTTTTGTTGCTTTCTTTAGCACATGTAATGCAATGCCTTAATTCCATGAACTATTAATTCGTACTGTTAACAACAAATGCTGCCTCCTAAAGATGTTAGTTTCATTATATTCCGCATACCCGATAGTGGTGATGAAACTTGTAGTAAAAGTATCATCTGTGAAACGTAATAGTAAGCAACTCTTTCCTACTCCTGCAGGTTTAGTCAATAGCTGCCAAGtgaaataaaacttaaaagcacatatatacataagcataacaatataaaagaacTGTttatagcagaagaaaaagcatatACATGAATTGAGAAACTTCTTTTAAGAATGAAACAACTCACAGAAAATTTTGACTTATATAAGTTTTTATAATTAGCAAGCAGTAGTCCAGGTATAGAACAGAACTTGAagctaacaaataaaaaaatgggaAATAAACATGAAATCCCCGAAGTTGAGATTGGTGAGCatattgaatgaaaaaaaaaaatgggtGTAAAGAATGTGACAGACTGTGTTGTGCTGTGCTGCAGCGCAAACGTTGGATAAGGGTTGTTATACACTACATAGCAGCAAGAATATGTCATTTGTATTTATTCGTTTGTTGTATTTAGTAGTCGAAGTAAGGTATAAACATAGAGACAGTTATTATAAACATAAAGAATGTGTCTTTGATGTTGAAAAATATGAGCAAGACAATGTgttgaaaaacaaagaattgttctatatatacattaaaaattagtcattacATATttatgtgtgtatatatattattttatatatttttaaagttaaataattaattattagaataaccaaatattttatgataaaatagTCAAACTTAttgtaataaaataatcaaactctTTTTACGAATATACtaaatatgtattattttacaacaactacttttatgtaaatgaatttaatatcaaaataaacCTACCAATAGAAATGTCATTTTTCTAATATCGGTTACATGGGTGCATAGGCCCACAGTGACCCCTCTGCCCTCATTTTTTACGATGCTTGTCCTTGTATTCTTATGCTGCATTTTGTTGCCACCAATGCCATAGCCAGCTGTACTGTGTTCCATTATTATTGCTCTTTTGTTTGTGTTTACGTTATTATGATTCAAAAGTTAAGTTGGGTTGCTGTACGGTGTTCTTTTCGCTTGGTCCTTTCTACTTTGAGCTGATGAATTCTCCTTCCTCATTAATTCTTATCCACGTAAGATATATAATAAGCATAGTTTACTAAGTAACCAACAAGCGTCATGTCACGATATGGCCATTGGACAAAGTTGACATATAATAacgtgtacattaaaattatttatcaaaattagttattaatataaaatatatattaaaaataaattaaattatatatatttatatataaatatattaatgactaattttaatatatcaataatatttttataaaataaattataatgttCCTTACGCACTTAGAAGTTGGCAAAATCACATTCataaatgaagaaagaaactTAGTTGCAAGCATCGGGATTTAGAAATAGGTTACTAAATTATGATAAAGTGAACTAACTAATACACTTAGAAGTTTCTTTTAAAACTAAGCTTACACAAAACCGTCCACCTATATTCGGGTGTTCTAACCAAGCAATGACTAGTTAGAGTTGTATTTTGTCATACCACATTTTAAAATGGTGAATTTTATTCAACTCCTTTAAAATAACTATAGATAGATtactttataatttattatttgagactgaaaatgatataatttcttaaaatatttaaatcccACCTTTATTAATTGAAGGCTGAAGCAAATTTCTATTCCTCCATTTTTTTTCATCACTTTATCACGTAGTATCTTACCAGTATCGTCATTGCATTTGAGACGTCGACGTCGTCGTCATCTACTGCCTTCTCACGCAATCTCTTTTTCTCCAGTACATTATATTTTACCAGGTCGTTGAATTTCGTCGCCCGTAACTTCTCCGTCCAGGGTAGTCAGCGCCTCTTTCAGTCGTAGATCACTCCTTATCCACATAATTGAtggttaatttgattattaaattttttattaaaaaatatatctttatttaattatatgatGTAAcgtatatttatatgtaaaatataatataataaaataaatctgtTTCGAGTACTTAAGAGGATAATTAAAATCAGgaatatacaaatataaaagtaaaattttaactCTAAATaagtaaacatatttttttatcatacataaattatttaaaaaataaataaattattaaaattaataatacaaatttaaaataataaaatccaattttcttattgtattttttaNNNNNNNNNNNNNNNNNNNNNNNNNNNNNNNNNNNNNNNNNNNNNNNNNNNNNNNNNNNNNNNNNNNNNNNNNNNNNNNNNNNNNNNNNNNNNNNNNNNNNNNNNNNNNNNNNNNNNNNNNNNNNNNNNNNNNNNNNNNNNNNNNNNNNNNNNNNNNNNNNNNNNNNNNNNNNNNNattaattaaataataaagtaataaaaaattaaaaattaaaagaataaaaatattataaaaatacttgTAAGAAAGttgaattttatcattttaaacttgtgttattaattttaacaatttatttattattttaaataatttatatctgATAAAAGAATATGTTTCCTTGTTTAGAGTACaaattttactattatatttaaatgctcttgattttaattatactcTTAAGTACTTTGAAtagatttattatattatattatattatatttaacatatgaatatatgttctctcatgtaattaaataaagatatattttttaataaaaaaaattaatgactaaaCTAGCCATTAATTATGTTGGTAAGAAGTGATAAAGAGCGATGAATGAGAGGACAGGAGATGGCGACGACGTCGGCGCTGGCTAGACTAAAACGGATGGCGAAGTTATAAGGGATGGAAATTTAACGACGTAGTTAAGGGATGATGCACTGAAGAAAGAGAGATTGCATGAGAGGACAGTAGATGGCGAGGACGTCGGCACTTCTTGTCACGACAACACCGGCGATGCTTTGAAGTACCAAAGTTACGTCATGAAGAAAGAATAGAGGAGTAAAAATGTGCTTTAATTAACGGGAGTGgagttttgatattttaagaaattatatgattaaccatctcaaataataaattacaaaataacccaACTATGGTTAAGATAATAACCAATTAAAATATGACACATCATGAAGGGtaacttacatgttattttagaaAGAATTTGGTAGAATTCACctttcaaaaataagaaaaaatggaCAAAAATAAACTTGAAAATTCATGAAGTGGTCACAATTGCatccaaattatttaatgaATCATGCGCATACGTTATTTGTTTGTTCCGATGGATACATTTACCCTTCTGACCATGGGTGTGTGCTTCCGTTAGTTTTACTACACATGTGGGAAACTTTGGTCCATAATGACACTATTACTATGAGTGATGTGTCTATTTCGTTGCCATATAAgataaaatcattttaaaattaaaattttaagtgaaATTAAATATAAACTCTTTATCCCTTTATCTCTAAAAATCCCAGAAATTCTAGGAACCCTAACAAAGAACAAAGACCCTGGCATAACCTCAGGAAACAAAGAGCCCCATATCCTTATGTTGTGGCAGCGCTTTTAGCGACGAATCTTTCTTACTGAggatcaagaagaagaaaaagaattagaaTCTAGGCAGATTATTTTTTCGATGTCTTCTGTGGGAGGTAATTTGTCATCTTGCCTTGCTATTCGAAATTGGATTTAGGCTTTCATCCATTTCTTTCTTTCCCTCCTTGATCTATTATAAACGTGTAAAATGCTCAGAGTGTTGAATGAAGGTGTGAGTATCTTGTATAGATTGATGAAGCTAAAAGAAGTATCAGAAATATGGGGCAGGAGGAAAGGACTCAAGAAAGTCCATAAAAATAGTCATACCCTAAGAAGATTGACCACACTGAGGTCGTAACTAGGGGTGTGCATGGTTCAGCTTTTACATAAACTGAACTAAAATTGCACTAAACCATTTTAAATGGTTTACAAACTGAACCAAACTGCTTTGTAACATATAAAACTAGTTTTAAACCAATTTATAATACAGTGCATCAGTTTAAACcagttcataaaaataaaattggttttaattaaaaaaaaccagTTTAAACTGGTTTATAGGCTAAAACTAGTTTTCACACTCTCTCNNNNNNNNNNNNNNNNNNNNNNNNNNNNNNNNNNNNNNNNNNNNNNNNNNNNNNNNNNNNNNNNNNNNNNNNNNNNNNNNNNNNNNNNNNNNNNNNNNNNNNNNNNNNNNNNNNNNNNNNTTCTCTCCCCTTCCCCTCTCTTTCcccttcctttctctttctttctctctctccccttccaCTCTCTATCCCCCTCTCTCTTCCTGTCTCACTCTCCCCCTTTCCCCCTTTCTCTCCcctttcctctctctctctctctcctctttttctttctctctcccttcccttttctctctccttcctctgtctttctctctctcccttctactttctctctcccctctctctAAATCAAAAGTTGAAAGAATCATAAAATATTCACATACTAATAAACTAAAGCATGGTCTTACTTTTTGTTCAATGACAACATtcaaaatatgatataatatgACACTAACCTAAATGAagttaaaataaactaattcaAATCTAACACAGTTTTGGCCCATTACAATATTCTAATCATCTTCAAGAGAAACAAGCGTGCCAACATTTGTTGAAAAATTTCTCcctacataaaaaaatatctcattAATTATAGAAAACTAACAATTAGTAACAAACAAGcaataagaaacaaaaagtaTATTACCTTGTTCAGCTTTTTCAAtctcttcaaa
This portion of the Arachis duranensis cultivar V14167 chromosome 6, aradu.V14167.gnm2.J7QH, whole genome shotgun sequence genome encodes:
- the LOC107493916 gene encoding ras-related protein RABE1d (The sequence of the model RefSeq protein was modified relative to this genomic sequence to represent the inferred CDS: added 79 bases not found in genome assembly), producing MALPPTPSRSRADYDYLIKLLLIGDSGVGKSCLLLRFTDDTFTTSFITTIGIDFKIRTVELDGKRIKLQIWDTAGQERFRTITSAYYRGAMGILLVYDITDESSFENIRNWIRNIEEHASDNVNRILVGNKADIDESKRVVPTSKGQALANEYGIKFFETSAKTNLNVEKIFLSISREVKHRLSDRGPKPEPQTVEIGKHEQTRGSTASATVSHIPACCSL